From Candidatus Hydrogenedens sp., a single genomic window includes:
- a CDS encoding RNA polymerase sigma factor, translated as MNDEKFLQYITENKDRFYSFLKQNLYNPAMKEDVFLDAVLTAYKEKDKFIEGTNFKAWFYKILLNKCFCANRDISFYWEPIENYTETLVSPNRIWNNNGNGKIDIDNFLQQCSDEVYQAFMNLSLLQRLCIYLKDVEDLPYKDIASVIGIPQASVMTHLSRGRTKLRMLLADKIHQIAPSRYPDGHKSKTAIKNYGDG; from the coding sequence ATGAATGATGAAAAGTTTCTTCAATATATAACCGAAAATAAAGATAGATTCTATAGTTTTCTAAAACAGAATCTTTATAATCCGGCAATGAAAGAAGATGTGTTTTTAGATGCAGTTCTCACTGCATATAAAGAAAAAGATAAATTTATTGAAGGGACGAATTTCAAAGCCTGGTTCTATAAAATATTGTTAAATAAATGTTTTTGTGCCAATCGGGATATTTCCTTTTATTGGGAACCAATTGAAAATTATACCGAGACATTAGTATCGCCTAACAGAATATGGAACAATAACGGTAATGGCAAAATAGATATTGATAATTTTCTACAACAATGTTCCGATGAGGTTTATCAAGCCTTTATGAATTTATCGTTGCTTCAAAGACTATGTATTTATCTAAAAGATGTAGAAGACTTACCCTATAAAGATATTGCTTCAGTAATCGGTATTCCTCAAGCGAGTGTTATGACACATCTGTCCAGAGGAAGAACCAAATTAAGAATGTTATTAGCCGATAAAATACATCAAATTGCTCCATCAAGATATCCTGACGGGCATAAATCTAAAACAGCAATAAAAAATTATGGAGATGGATAA